The Candidatus Rokuibacteriota bacterium genome window below encodes:
- a CDS encoding nitrate reductase subunit alpha — protein MGWIQDLVNPRGRQWEEFYRNRWQHDNVVRSTHGVNCTGGCSWAIHVKDGIITWEMQQTDYPLLESNLPPYEPRGCQRGISASWYVYSPIRVKYPYVRGALMDLWREARARHANPVEAWGSIVEDEVKRARYHRARGKGGFRRAAWDEVLEIVAASCLYTARKWGPDRVFGFSPIPAMSYLSYAAGSRFLQLFGGVNMSFYDWYADLPNAFPEIWGDQTDVCESADWYNSKYIISMGANLNMTRTPDVHFVAEARHEGAKFVVIAPDLSQVAKYSDWWIPIQAGQDTALWMAVNHVILKEFHAERQVPYFVDYLTRYSDGPFLVVLEQDERGYRPGRLLRAGRLPRYQDVENGDWKLLVYDRRSGEPRMPKGTVGFRWSREKGKWNLKMEDGLDDSPIDPMLSFLGQQEDVLQVSFYEFASAKGALRGVPVRYVETSEGRVPVATAFDLLMAQFGVGRGLPGEYPASYDQMAPYTPAWQEQYTGIGRDTVIRLAREFAANAEATQGRSMIIIGASINHWYNNNLAYRAPITALMLCGCCGVNGGGMNHYVGQEKLTLVAPWTSLAFALDWVKPPRRQQTPTWHYVNSDQWRYEGEFTDYAPIPPRTRWAKGHALDLEAMAVRLGWMPYYPQFDGNPLDLVRKASAAGARTADDVIRWTVGRLKDGKTRFAVDDPDAPENWPRVWIIWRGNAIQSSAKGHEFFLRHYLGTHDNAIAEEQARGKVKTVTFREPAPRGKMDLVVDLNFRMDSSALYSDIVLPSAFWYEKNDLNTTDLHSFVHPLGAAVPPVWESKTDWEIFKAFARKVSELAPTVFPAPVTDLVAFPLMHDTPDELAQSEPRDWRAGECEPVPGKTMPHLQVVERDYAALYQRFISLGPKIREDGVSGNGVQIPVAPFYDELLKNPVGGSPDPRHMRCVEWGGQKYPSLEDALDAANAVLHLAPETNGEVSHAAFKHEEERVGLPLADLAETGRGVRMNFGDITRQVRRTLISPCWSGMVNDGRAYAAWCLNVERLVPWRTLTGRQHFYVDHPWYLDFGEHLPTFKPKLDPRKTGDIVGSPVDAQCLVLNYITPHGKWNIHSTYKDNHRMLTLSRGMDPIWINDKDADRIGLEDNDWVEVYNDNGVVVTRTAVSSRVQPGTCLYYHAVERTIYIPKSQVRGGRRAGGHNSLTRTRINPVELAGGYAQFTYGFNYWGPIGILTRDTYAVVRKLERLEW, from the coding sequence TCCGCAGCACGCACGGGGTCAACTGCACTGGCGGCTGCTCGTGGGCGATCCACGTCAAGGACGGCATCATCACCTGGGAGATGCAGCAGACCGACTACCCGCTCCTGGAGTCGAATCTCCCGCCCTACGAGCCGCGCGGGTGCCAGCGGGGGATCTCGGCATCCTGGTACGTGTACAGCCCTATCCGGGTGAAGTATCCGTACGTGCGGGGCGCCCTCATGGATCTCTGGCGCGAGGCGAGGGCGCGGCACGCGAACCCGGTGGAGGCCTGGGGCTCCATCGTCGAGGACGAGGTGAAGCGGGCGCGGTACCATCGCGCCCGCGGCAAGGGGGGCTTCCGGCGCGCCGCGTGGGACGAGGTCCTGGAGATCGTTGCCGCCTCGTGCCTGTACACGGCGAGGAAGTGGGGGCCCGATCGCGTGTTCGGCTTCTCCCCCATCCCGGCCATGTCCTACCTCTCGTACGCCGCCGGCTCCCGCTTCTTGCAGCTGTTCGGGGGCGTCAACATGAGCTTCTACGACTGGTACGCCGATCTCCCCAACGCGTTTCCGGAGATCTGGGGCGATCAGACGGACGTCTGCGAGAGCGCGGACTGGTACAACTCGAAGTACATCATCTCCATGGGCGCGAACCTCAACATGACGCGCACCCCCGACGTTCACTTCGTCGCGGAGGCGCGCCACGAAGGGGCCAAGTTCGTCGTCATCGCTCCGGACCTCAGCCAGGTGGCCAAGTACTCCGACTGGTGGATCCCGATCCAGGCCGGGCAGGACACCGCGCTGTGGATGGCGGTCAACCACGTCATCCTCAAGGAGTTCCACGCCGAGCGGCAGGTGCCGTACTTCGTGGACTACCTCACGCGCTACAGCGACGGCCCCTTCCTGGTCGTCCTCGAGCAGGATGAGCGCGGCTACCGCCCCGGGCGCCTGCTGCGCGCCGGCCGCCTGCCGCGCTACCAGGACGTCGAGAACGGCGACTGGAAGCTGCTGGTCTACGACCGGAGGAGCGGCGAGCCGCGCATGCCCAAGGGCACCGTGGGCTTCCGGTGGAGCCGCGAGAAGGGGAAGTGGAATCTCAAGATGGAAGATGGGCTGGATGACAGCCCCATCGACCCCATGCTGAGCTTCCTCGGCCAGCAGGAGGACGTGCTCCAGGTCTCCTTCTACGAGTTCGCCTCGGCCAAGGGAGCTCTCCGCGGGGTGCCGGTCCGCTACGTGGAGACGAGCGAGGGCCGGGTGCCCGTCGCGACCGCCTTCGACCTGCTGATGGCGCAGTTCGGCGTGGGCCGCGGGTTGCCCGGCGAGTACCCCGCGAGCTACGACCAGATGGCGCCCTACACGCCGGCCTGGCAAGAGCAGTACACGGGCATCGGCCGCGACACCGTCATTCGCCTGGCCCGCGAGTTCGCCGCCAACGCCGAGGCGACCCAGGGGCGCTCGATGATCATCATCGGCGCGAGCATCAACCACTGGTACAACAACAACCTCGCCTACCGGGCGCCCATCACGGCGCTCATGCTGTGCGGCTGCTGCGGGGTCAACGGCGGCGGCATGAACCACTACGTCGGCCAGGAGAAGCTCACGCTCGTGGCCCCCTGGACGAGCCTCGCCTTCGCCCTGGACTGGGTGAAGCCGCCGCGGCGCCAGCAGACGCCGACCTGGCACTATGTCAACAGCGACCAGTGGCGCTACGAGGGCGAGTTCACCGACTACGCGCCGATCCCGCCCCGCACCCGCTGGGCGAAGGGCCACGCGCTGGACCTCGAGGCCATGGCCGTGCGGCTCGGGTGGATGCCCTACTACCCCCAGTTCGACGGCAACCCGCTGGATCTGGTGCGAAAGGCCTCGGCCGCCGGCGCCAGGACCGCGGACGATGTCATCCGGTGGACCGTCGGGCGGCTGAAGGACGGCAAGACACGGTTCGCGGTCGACGACCCCGACGCGCCGGAGAACTGGCCGCGTGTGTGGATCATCTGGCGGGGGAACGCCATCCAGTCCAGCGCCAAGGGGCATGAGTTCTTCCTGCGCCACTACCTGGGCACGCACGACAACGCCATCGCCGAGGAGCAGGCCAGGGGGAAGGTCAAGACGGTCACGTTCCGCGAGCCCGCGCCGCGGGGCAAGATGGATCTGGTCGTCGACCTCAACTTCCGGATGGACAGCTCGGCATTGTACTCCGACATCGTGCTCCCGTCCGCGTTCTGGTACGAGAAGAACGACCTGAACACCACCGACCTGCACTCCTTCGTCCACCCGCTGGGCGCTGCAGTGCCACCCGTGTGGGAGTCGAAGACGGACTGGGAGATCTTCAAGGCCTTCGCGAGGAAGGTGAGCGAGCTGGCGCCGACGGTCTTTCCCGCGCCGGTCACGGACCTGGTCGCCTTTCCGCTGATGCACGACACCCCCGACGAGCTCGCGCAGTCCGAGCCCCGCGACTGGCGGGCCGGGGAGTGCGAGCCCGTCCCCGGGAAGACGATGCCCCACCTGCAGGTGGTGGAGCGCGATTACGCCGCCCTGTACCAGCGCTTCATCTCTCTGGGCCCGAAGATCCGCGAGGACGGCGTCAGTGGGAATGGGGTGCAGATCCCCGTCGCGCCCTTCTATGACGAGCTCTTGAAGAACCCCGTGGGTGGATCGCCGGATCCCCGTCACATGCGCTGCGTGGAGTGGGGCGGGCAGAAGTACCCGAGTCTCGAAGACGCGCTGGACGCGGCCAACGCCGTGCTCCATCTCGCCCCCGAGACCAACGGCGAGGTGTCGCACGCCGCCTTCAAGCACGAGGAGGAGCGGGTGGGCCTGCCGCTGGCGGACCTGGCCGAGACGGGGCGGGGCGTGCGCATGAACTTCGGGGACATCACGCGCCAGGTGCGCCGCACCCTCATCAGCCCCTGCTGGAGCGGCATGGTGAACGACGGGCGCGCCTACGCCGCCTGGTGCCTGAACGTGGAGCGGCTCGTCCCCTGGCGCACGCTGACGGGCCGGCAGCACTTCTACGTCGATCACCCCTGGTATCTCGATTTCGGTGAGCACCTGCCGACGTTCAAGCCGAAGCTCGATCCCCGGAAGACCGGAGACATCGTGGGGAGCCCGGTCGACGCCCAGTGCCTGGTGCTCAACTACATCACCCCGCACGGGAAGTGGAACATCCACTCGACGTACAAGGACAACCACCGGATGCTGACGCTTTCGCGCGGGATGGATCCGATCTGGATCAACGACAAGGACGCCGACCGGATCGGTCTGGAGGACAACGACTGGGTCGAGGTCTACAACGACAACGGCGTCGTCGTCACCCGCACGGCCGTCAGCTCCCGGGTGCAGCCGGGGACGTGCCTCTACTACCACGCCGTCGAGCGCACGATCTACATCCCCAAGTCGCAGGTGCGAGGCGGGCGGCGGGCCGGCGGGCACAACAGCCTCACCCGGACGCGCATCAACCCCGTCGAGCTGGCCGGCGGCTACGCGCAGTTCACGTACGGCTTCAACTACTGGGGCCCGATCGGCATCCTCACGCGCGACACCTACGCGGTGGTGCGCAAGCTGGAAAGGCTGGAGTGGTGA